A single genomic interval of Fibrobacter sp. harbors:
- a CDS encoding transposase, translating into MQNFERIFDMHQPPFKADSLDAMEYSILGFFKAEDSCRPQLERISDHEIKVSIDERKAQKAQKQFDKAVEHSNAHKFNSARFALREAIGLWPYNSEYHRLLAQVTMEGGDLEKAQDSCLDALLLDDKNLWALLLMGNILSAKGNTEAADGYFSKILQYHPDNALALNNLGGIYCKQGKYAKGKELFEKSLSIDPENLNPYYGMALRGAVQYWSETKKHQSFADWLESNAEESMTYFDFNEGWWRRIRTSNCVERLNKEIKKRTKVVGVFPNPESCERLIGSLLMEQHEEWMEEKAYLTEKEMEKSAFCA; encoded by the coding sequence ATGCAGAATTTCGAACGAATCTTCGACATGCACCAGCCGCCCTTCAAGGCGGATTCGCTGGACGCGATGGAGTACTCCATCCTCGGCTTCTTCAAAGCCGAGGATTCCTGCCGTCCCCAGCTTGAACGCATTTCAGACCATGAAATAAAGGTTTCCATCGACGAACGCAAGGCGCAAAAGGCGCAGAAGCAGTTCGACAAGGCGGTGGAACATTCAAACGCTCACAAGTTCAACAGCGCAAGGTTCGCGCTTCGCGAGGCCATCGGACTCTGGCCATACAACAGCGAATACCACCGTCTGCTCGCGCAGGTGACGATGGAAGGCGGCGACCTGGAAAAGGCGCAAGACAGCTGTCTTGACGCGCTGCTGCTTGACGACAAGAATTTGTGGGCTTTGCTCCTGATGGGCAACATATTGAGCGCCAAGGGAAACACCGAGGCTGCGGACGGATATTTCAGCAAGATTTTGCAATACCACCCGGACAACGCGCTCGCGCTGAACAACCTGGGCGGCATCTACTGCAAGCAGGGCAAGTACGCGAAGGGAAAGGAGCTTTTCGAGAAGTCGCTCTCCATCGACCCCGAAAACTTGAACCCCTATTATGGCATGGCGCTACGCGGTGCTGTGCAATACTGGTCCGAGACCAAGAAGCACCAGTCCTTCGCGGATTGGCTGGAAAGCAACGCGGAGGAATCCATGACCTACTTCGACTTCAACGAGGGATGGTGGCGAAGAATCAGGACGTCGAACTGCGTAGAACGCCTGAACAAGGAAATCAAGAAGAGGACAAAAGTCGTAGGCGTCTTCCCGAATCCAGAATCGTGCGAGAGGCTCATCGGCTCGCTACTGATGGAACAACACGAGGAATGGATGGAAGAAAAAGCTTACTTAACCGAGAAGGAAATGGAAAAATCTGCTTTTTGTGCATGA
- a CDS encoding helix-turn-helix transcriptional regulator, which translates to MNVEKYLDRTNKTASTLADELGLNASSVTAWKKGKATPSYDICQKLLEIGMGIDELFTPELWEAIKTRHAAEFRGEVVLTPEECALIVRNGLRSLRLKDESSEDQQG; encoded by the coding sequence ATGAACGTTGAAAAATACCTTGACAGAACAAACAAGACGGCCAGCACCCTGGCCGACGAACTGGGACTCAACGCCTCAAGCGTCACCGCTTGGAAGAAAGGCAAGGCGACTCCCAGCTACGACATTTGCCAGAAGCTACTGGAAATCGGCATGGGAATCGACGAGCTTTTCACTCCTGAACTTTGGGAGGCGATAAAGACTCGTCACGCTGCGGAGTTTCGGGGCGAGGTTGTGCTGACTCCCGAGGAATGCGCTCTAATCGTACGCAACGGGCTTCGCAGTCTGCGTCTAAAAGATGAAAGTTCTGAAGACCAACAAGGGTAA
- the bet gene encoding phage recombination protein Bet, with amino-acid sequence MMNTLATQSNPQQVNDALLLDYLTATTPGLNDHQVKQFLAVSMAFGLNPWKKEVYAVTYNNRDGGKTMSIVTGYEVYLKRAEMNPNYDGYETEWRGEFVRGKSTKSGKNGNYSVDALVPKDGDVSCICRVFRKDRKVPVKCEVFFSEYDQGNSMWQSKPRVMLEKVAIARAFRLAFPVEFGGMPYESAELSPEQGLDPEKEIKIEEAVERAEAPKPEQQPQEHTGDRKAKFIEVCNKMIPAAIKDTLKAYNCRSLEELGLDQIDGFYREAKRVEAGMMQEVEF; translated from the coding sequence ATGATGAACACATTAGCTACACAATCCAATCCGCAGCAGGTCAACGACGCCCTGCTGCTTGACTACCTCACCGCGACGACGCCGGGTCTCAACGACCACCAGGTCAAGCAGTTCCTCGCGGTTTCCATGGCGTTCGGGCTGAACCCGTGGAAGAAAGAAGTTTATGCCGTCACGTACAACAATCGCGACGGCGGAAAGACGATGAGCATCGTCACGGGGTACGAAGTGTACCTCAAGCGTGCCGAGATGAACCCCAACTACGACGGCTACGAGACCGAATGGCGCGGCGAGTTCGTCAGGGGCAAGTCCACCAAGAGTGGCAAGAACGGCAACTACAGCGTGGATGCACTGGTTCCCAAGGACGGGGACGTGAGCTGCATCTGCCGCGTTTTCCGCAAGGACAGGAAGGTTCCCGTAAAGTGCGAGGTATTTTTCAGCGAGTACGACCAGGGCAATTCCATGTGGCAAAGCAAGCCCAGGGTCATGCTTGAGAAGGTCGCGATTGCGCGTGCGTTCCGCCTCGCTTTCCCCGTGGAGTTCGGCGGGATGCCCTATGAGAGCGCGGAGCTTTCGCCGGAACAGGGACTCGACCCCGAAAAGGAAATCAAGATTGAGGAAGCGGTGGAAAGGGCGGAAGCCCCGAAGCCGGAACAGCAGCCGCAGGAACATACGGGCGACCGCAAGGCGAAATTCATCGAGGTGTGCAACAAGATGATTCCCGCCGCGATTAAGGACACGCTCAAGGCGTACAACTGTCGCAGCCTGGAAGAACTGGGCCTTGACCAGATTGACGGATTCTACCGCGAGGCGAAGCGCGTGGAAGCCGGAATGATGCAGGAGGTGGAGTTCTAA